The Halobacterium hubeiense genome contains the following window.
CGGCAGTGTAATCGAGCAGTGGCTCCTGGGTGGTGTCGGCGCCGGCTTCGACCTGCCTGCGGTGGATGTCCTCCCAGACCGTCGCGAGCAGCACGGCGGCGTGCGTCCGGTAGAAGCGGTCGTGGTCGAAGGCGAGCCCCGTTTTGGCCTCGTACCGCTCGACAATGTCGCGGCGCGTCGGGCTCCCGGGGCGGTTTGAGTACCGGTAGAAGCCGTGTTCGGTTGTGGCTTCGAGGTCGCGGACGACCTCGGTGTCGCCGTACTTCTCGCGGAGCGCGTCGACGGCCGGGGTCGGGTCGCCGTCGTCGCGCCAGTAGAACAGGAAGTAGCCGAGTTCAGTGAGCGGGTCGCCGAGCGTCGCCGTCTCCCAGTCGAAGACGCCGGTCACCTCAGGCAGGTCGCCTGCGAAGAAGACGTTCCCGGACTTGTAGTCGCCGTGCAGGAGCGCCCGAGGTCGGGGTTCGGGGGCGTGTTCGCGCAGCCAGTCGATAGCGTCCCAGAGTTCGGGGACGTCCCGGCCGGTGACGCTCGTCGCATAGTCGAGGCGGTTCGCGGCGTCCTCGACCTGCTCCAGCGGCGTCGCGGACTCGCAGGCGTCCTCGAAGCGCGCGGCGTCAACGCTGTGAAGCTCGGCGAGCGCGTCAACCATCGACTCTCCGACGCGCTCGCGGGCGGTTTCGGTCCGGTAGCGCTCGGGGAGGCGTTCGCCGACCGGCACTGTCTCCCCGTCGAGATACGTGGTGACGACGAACGGACCGCCGAGCGGCCCGTCGTCCCCGCAGTACAGTACCGGCTCCGGCGCTGGGACGGGAGTGTCCACGAGTTCTGCCAGCACGCGGTACT
Protein-coding sequences here:
- a CDS encoding phosphotransferase family protein, producing MSAPDLPLDDLEAFLAAELGERVTGTEPLDGALNTMVAVSTASTEDKYVARKPTEMRESALFTDLETEYRVLAELVDTPVPAPEPVLYCGDDGPLGGPFVVTTYLDGETVPVGERLPERYRTETARERVGESMVDALAELHSVDAARFEDACESATPLEQVEDAANRLDYATSVTGRDVPELWDAIDWLREHAPEPRPRALLHGDYKSGNVFFAGDLPEVTGVFDWETATLGDPLTELGYFLFYWRDDGDPTPAVDALREKYGDTEVVRDLEATTEHGFYRYSNRPGSPTRRDIVERYEAKTGLAFDHDRFYRTHAAVLLATVWEDIHRRQVEAGADTTQEPLLDYTAELVDRLVAGDFPL